In Scheffersomyces stipitis CBS 6054 chromosome 8, complete sequence, one DNA window encodes the following:
- a CDS encoding predicted protein — MKKYSVYQQISPDEKYTYKLLQLPSDLLRHISDNETDNLLIKSSTSTTSNPGQLVVCTDDKTWKLRQMNHSNTVLLLDNQNIVQHRNDNNLIGFASCSYEYELTDSKGSIDITKLPRLHGDELRDSTNNVHAVQISVDELLENSPISRQEFFHEWYELGGCEIDGRAYILSPEYITEVLYTLITALISESFNYRTDTVAVDTIHQLSKKQSNFADSIVTTIVQKFTVRSDKPNEVSLDNDKIAKWFGIHVLSERATSLLSSKEFLIQWKSSLPAFYNVSLDLHYLRGYYCMPVEDNLIYINRDHLSTTLSARFVELFQLDREWNYDDFVPFIKDLVPPGVKVDSMILKFGKKKKIGKDRFVVTPR; from the exons atgaagaagtattCTGTCTATCAGCAGATCTCGCCTGACGAGAAGTATACCTACAAATTGTTACAGTTACCGTCCGATTTGCTCAGACACATATCTGACAATGAGACTGACAATTTGCTTATCAAGTCATCcacatctacaacttccAATCCGGGACAACTAGTTGTTTGTACAGATGACAAGACGTGGAAATTGAGGCAGATGAACCATTCGAATACGGTTTTATTGCTCGACAATCAGAACATAGTTCAGCATAGAAA CGATAACAATTTAATAGGGTTTGCCAGTTGTTCGTACGAGTATGAGTTGACTGACTCGAAGGGATCCATAGATATAACGAAGTTGCCTCGTCTTCACGGAGACGAATTACGAGATTCTACAAATAACGTTCATGCTGTACAAATTTCGGTTGATGAATTACTTGAGAATTCGCCGATTTCTCGTCAGGAATTCTTCCATGAATGGTATGAGCTTGGAGGCTGTGAAATTGACGGCAGAGCATATATTCTTTCACCGGAATACATCACTGAGGTATTATACACTTTGATAACGGCATTGATAAGTGAAAGCTTCAATTACAGAACAGACACAGTAGCCGTAGATACTATTCACCAATTATCTAAAAAGCAGCTGAATTTCGCCGATTCGATCGTTACTACTATAGTACAAAAATTCACAGTGCGATCTGATAAACCAAATGAAGTTCTGCTAGATAATGACAAGATCGCTAAATGGTTTGGTATCCATGTTCTTTCTGAGCGAGCAACGCTGTTGTTGTCTAGCAAGGAATTTCTCATCCAGTGGAAATCGTCGCTTCCAGCATTCTACAACGTTTCGCTCGATTTGCACTATTTGAGAGGTTACTACTGTATGCCCGTAGAGGATAACTTAATCTACATCAATAGAGACCATTTATCGACAACGCTTTCTGCCCGGTTTGTCGAGTTGTTCCAATTAGACAGAGAATGGAACTATGACGATTTTGTACCTTTCATCAAGGATTTGGTTCCTCCAGGCGTCAAAGTTGATCTGATGATTCTCAAATTtggcaagaagaagaaaattgGGAAAGATCGATTTGTGGTGACACCAAGGTAA
- a CDS encoding predicted protein has protein sequence MVFKFTIDNVLNKYVPANRLNRLPPWIGRFLGAHQAPPRHDYYIWLETLIGTFCGLSLIEGIFKSHTAFTSHNAPMIIASYGASAILCFNASQAPLAQPRSVFMGHFLSSLVGICIQKLFSLSAGGREHYWASGSLSVAVASVLMSICNCVHPPAGASALLPSLDDQIRSMSWWYLPVQIISSLLIITVALITGNIVRSYPVYWWTPAPLPVPKPTSTPLEKSEMETTADAPSSSITYVPSLATIQIAHDSVLVPEELDLMEVEVEWLDSLRMKLQRLHATPSQQV, from the exons ATGGTGTTCAAGTTTACCATAGACAACGTATTGAACAAATATGTTCCGGCTAATCGGCTCAACCGTCTTCCGCCATGGATTGGCCGGTTCCTTGGAGCTCATCAGGCCCCTCCCAGACATGACTACTATATTTGGCTCGAAACTCTCATTGGTACCTTTTGTGGTCTCTCGCTAATAGAGGGAATCTTCAAGAGTCATACAGCTTTCACAAGCCATAATGCTCCTATGATAATTGCTAGTTATGGAGCGCTGGCAATTCTCTGCTTCAATGCTTCGCAGGCTCCTTTGGCCCAGCCTAGAAGCGTCTTTATGGGTCATTTTTTGTCGTCATTGGTAGGTATTTGTAtccagaagttgtttctgttgaGTGCTGGTGGCCGGGAGCACTACTGGGCTAGCGGTTCACTCAGTGTAGCTGTTGCTTCTGTCCTCATGTCGATCTGCAACTGTGTGCATCCTCCAGCAGGTGCCTCAGCACTCTTGCCCTCTCTTGACGATCAGATTCGAAGCATGAGCTGGTGGTATTTGCCAGTGCAGATCATatcgtcgttgttgatTATAACCGTCGCATTAATCACGGGAAATATTGTGAGGTCGTATCCCGTTTACTGGTGGACTCCTGCTCCTCTACCAGTACCCAAGCCAACGCTGACTCCACTAGAGAAATCAGAGATGGAGACTACAGCCGATGCCCCAAGTTCCA GTATCACCTATGTTCCCCTGTTGGCAACGATCCAGATTGCGCACGATTCGGTGTTGGTGCCAGAGGAACTTGATCTTATGGAGGTGGAAGTAGAATGGCTCGATTCGCTCCGGATGAAATTGCAAAGACTCCATGCCACCCCATCGCAACAAGTGTGA
- a CDS encoding predicted protein: protein MSVAKSIAVFGGSGFLGRKICEVGIQRGYDVTAFSRSGEPPQAAIHQPWIKEVNWEKGNIFEPSTYTHSLSSFGTVVHSIGILFENSSYKKTMNSNFNFLNDIQNLASSLKGPNPMAKDDHNTYEAIQRDSAVLLADNFIEHQKQDPVFVYISADSQFPIVPSEYLTTKREAEFELSCKKGLRSILMRPGFMYDPSHEGQDNRDILARLLKLGYSTKEVIVGDKISFLNKSVRPPVTTEQVASKIFEKIENPDFSGVVSLDEIAGRR from the coding sequence ATGTCGGTGGCAAAGTCAATTGCAGTCTTTGGCGGACTGGGTTTCCTTGGTCGTAAGATCTGTGAAGTGGGAATCCAGAGAGGATATGACGTAACAGCATTTTCCAGATCGGGGGAGCCTCCACAAGCTGCTATCCATCAGCCATGGATCAAAGAGGTCAATTGGGAGAAAGGCAACATATTTGAACCTCTGACTTATACGCATAGCTTATCTTCGTTTGGAACTGTAGTTCATTCTATAGgtattctttttgaaaattcaagTTAtaagaagacgatgaactccaacttcaacttcttgaacgacATCCAGAATTTGGCTTCACTGCTCAAAGGGCCCAATCCCATGGCCAAAGACGATCACAACACCTATGAAGCTATTCAGCGAGATTCGGCTGTACTTTTGGCTGATAACTTTATTGAGCACCAGAAACAGGACCCTGTATTCGTGTATATCTCGGCTGATAGTCAATTCCCAATAGTACCTCTGGAGTATTTGACTACCAAAAGAGAGGctgaatttgaattatCGTGTAAAAAGGGTTTGCGCTCAATCTTGATGAGACCAGGGTTCATGTACGATCCATCTCATGAGGGCCAGGATAACCGTGACATTCTTGCCCGCCTCTTGAAGTTGGGCTATTCTACAAAAGAAGTCATTGTTGGAGACAAAAtctcgttcttgaacaagctGGTCAGACCGCCAGTGACTACAGAACAGGTTGCATCTAAGATCTTCGAGAAGATCGAGAACCCAGACTTCAGTGGAGTGGTGTCGTTGGACGAGATTGCTGGTCGGAGATGA
- a CDS encoding predicted protein, translating into MFAINPYFQASQQGSTYDFDSLINYLNNVQRQQFHEQSKPKIVKKIETEDEYQIQVYKKTGDFNNYEVRAIKVPKQFSQQPQLINVILQSAKDSFKKTFQFKEQDINVEDINWEWYKQENILVLNVPKKVHVCHSNSFEDLASMLGFPFGAFGLQQQTQKKPTPVAMERSRSEQARLQAEAEEIARKEAEEQLRQQQEEERKAAISRREAEERKAAEALARAEVERARIEAEERAQREAKEKARREAQEKERREAQEKARREAQEKARKIAEAKIAESKAAEAKRKTAEQERIKQQREAYENMLRQQQEFMNNFFGPYLSHNFGTGSVPVSPPTSRPTSTQATSEKTESPAKANYDSDSESITSEPETSSEKSHPKESEEMHRLHKHPSLEEVDDEEFVLFNKKFGDQK; encoded by the coding sequence ATGTTCGCCATTAATCCATACTTCCAGGCTAGCCAACAAGGTTCAACCTACGACTTCGATTCTTTGatcaactacttgaatAATGTCCAGAGACAACAATTCCACGAGCAGTCCAAGCCAAAGATAGTGAAAAAGATAGAAACGGAAGATGAATACCAAATCCAAGTCTACAAGAAGACTGGAGACTTTAACAACTACGAAGTCAGGGCCATCAAAGTTCCAAAGCAATTCTCCCAACAACCTCAACTCATTAACGTCATCTTGCAATCGGCCAAGGATAGTTTCAAAAAGACATTCCAGTTCAAGGAACAAGATATCAACGTTGAGGACATCAACTGGGAATGGTACAAGCAAGAAAACATCTTGGTGTTGAACGTCCCCAAGAAGGTTCATGTCTGCCACTCCAACAGTTTCGAGGACTTGGCATCAATGCTCGGATTCCCATTTGGTGCATTTGGATTGCAACAGCAGACACAAAAGAAGCCAACACCAGTTGCTATGGAAAGGTCCAGGTCAGAGCAAGCAAGATTGCAGGCTGAAGCAGAggaaattgcaagaaaagaagccGAAGAACAGTTGAggcaacaacaagaagaagaaagaaaagctGCCATTTCTAGAAGAGAggctgaagaaagaaaagcaGCTGAGGCTTTGGCAAGAGCTGAAGTCGAAAGGGCCAGAAtagaagcagaagagagAGCTCAAAGAGAAGCAAAAGAGAAGGCTAGAAGGGAAGcccaagaaaaagaaagaagagaagccCAAGAAAAGGCAAGAAGAGAAGCCCAAGAAAAAGCTAGAAAGATTGCTGAAGCAAAGATTGCTGAATCAAAGGCTGCTGAAGCTAAGAGAAAGACTGCAGAACAGGAAAGAATCAAGCAACAGAGAGAAGCTTATGAAAACATGCtcagacaacaacaagaattcATGAATAACTTCTTTGGTCCTTACTTGTCGCACAATTTCGGAACAGGATCAGTACCAGTATCTCCACCAACATCAAGGCCCACTTCAACACAAGCTACTTCGGAAAAGACTGAATCCCCTGCTAAGGCTAACTACGATTCTGACAGTGAATCAATAACATCTGAGCCGGAAACTTCCTCTGAAAAGTCACATCCAAAGgaatctgaagaaatgCACAGATTGCATAAGCATCCATCTTTAGaggaagttgatgatgaagagttcgtgttgttcaacaaaaagTTCGGAGACCAGAAGTGA
- the PMR1 gene encoding calcium/mangenease P-type ATPase (calcium/mangenease P-type ATPase Pmr1p, a member of the SERCA family of CaATPases, plays an important role in the transport of Ca++ into Golgi.~go_component membrane~go_function ATP binding; hydrolase activity, acting on acid anhydrides, catalyzing transmembrane movement of substances; ATPase activity, coupled to transmembrane movement of ions, phosphorylative mechanism; catalytic activity~go_process cation transport; metabolism), producing MSENPFSVSAVSAPARSSSPSIKFSQKSFEDTASELQTNLITGLSNSQDILNRRSLHGINELSSEEEESVFLKFLSKFYEDPLILLLIGSAVISFWMGNVDDAVSITLAITIVVTVGFVQEYRSEKSLEALNKLVPAEAKLTRNGSTSTVLASTLVPGDLVHFSQGDRIPADVRLTEAVYLTIDESNLTGENRPVKKTTDSLTHTGSDVPPVTNRSSIAFMGTLVRDGHGSGIVVATGAKTEFGAVFEMMSEIEKPKTPLQQAMDKLGKDLSIFSFIVIGVICLIGIFQGRSWLDMFQISVSLAVAAIPEGLPIIVTVTLALGVLRMARRKAIVRRLPSVETLGSVNVICSDKTGTLTQNHMSVTKIWSTDFKGSFNSPFLVVDKLDDEKLHHQLTKNIRKVLETGNVCNNARYSHENEKYVGNPSDIALVECLPHFGLEDIRGTRERVYELPFSSNRKYMAICVHSGDMDKNETFAKGAAEKIVQLSNRYYDENGDIKPLTDELRNKILDRSHDLANDGLRVLAFARSNKKFFNEKHEHSEPKELVFCGLVGMKDPPRPNVAKSISLLMKGGVHVIMITGDSPTTAINIAKQIGMPIVGDSSVMTGDQLESLSEQALAEAIHNVSVFARTTPEHKVTIVKALQRRGDVVAMTGDGVNDAPALKLADIGIAMGKHGTDVAKEAADMVLTDDDFSIILNAIEEGKGIFYNIQNFITFQLSTSIAALTLIALATFFGLPNPLNAMQILWINILMDGPPAQSLGVEPVDHEVMNKPPRKRNDKILTQMVIRRVLQSAAMIILGTLYIFIKEMTDNEVTARDTTMTFTCFVMFDMFNALACRHYSKSIFELGLNNPMFNFAVAGSLIGQFCAVYVPFFQAIFQTEALYLSDLVHLLFLTSTVFIADEIRKYLLRKKNNYMNGGGFGV from the coding sequence ATGAGCGAAAACCCATTTCTGGTGTCCGCCGTGCTGGCTCCAGCCCGGTCCAGTTCTCCGTCGATCAAGTTCTCGCAGAAGTCGTTTGAAGACACGGCATCAGAGCTCCAAACTAACTTGATAACAGGTCTTTCCAACAGTCAAGACATCTTGAACAGAAGATCTCTACATGGAATAAACGAGTTGtccagtgaagaagaggaaagcgtctttttgaagtttttgTCGAAGTTCTATGAAGATCCGTTGATTTTGCTCTTAATCGGCTCTGCCGTGATAAGTTTCTGGATGGGTAACGTCGACGACGCAGTTTCCATCACGTTAGCCATCACTATTGTAGTAACTGTAGGGTTCGTGCAAGAGTACAGATCTGAAAAGTCGCTTGAAgcattgaacaagttggttCCTGCTGAGGCTAAGTTGACGAGAAACGGGTCGACATCAACGGTATTGGCTTCAACGCTTGTTCCTGGTGATTTAgttcatttttcacaggGTGACAGAATCCCTGCTGATGTCAGACTTACTGAGGCTGTGTATTTGACCATTGACGAATCCAACTTGACAGGTGAAAACAGACCTGTCAAGAAGACCACTGACTCTCTCACACATACAGGAAGTGACGTCCCTCCTGTAACAAACAGAAGCTCCATTGCTTTCATGGGTACCTTGGTCCGTGATGGCCATGGCTCTGGTATAGTTGTAGCAACCGGTGCCAAAACCGAGTTTGGTGCTGTGTTTGAAATGATGTCGGAAATTGAAAAGCCCAAGACGCCCTTGCAACAGGCAATGGATAAGTTGGGTAAGGATTTGtcaattttcagtttcattgTAATTGGTGTAATCTGTTTGATAGGCATTTTCCAGGGCCGCTCTTGGTTGGACATGTTCCAGATCTCCGTGTCGttggctgttgctgctaTTCCTGAAGGTTTACCCATCATTGTCACCGTGACATTGGCATTGGGAGTGTTGAGAATGGCTCGTCGTAAAGCCATTGTCAGAAGATTGCCCAGTGTAGAGACCTTGGGCAGTGTAAATGTTATTTGCTCCGACAAGACAGGTACCTTAACTCAGAATCACATGTCCGTCACCAAGATATGGTCTACTGACTTCAAAGGCAGTTTCAACAGTCCTTTCCTTGTCGTTGACAAGTTGGACGATGAAAAGttacatcaccaacttACTAAGAATATTCGTAAAGTGTTGGAAACGGGTAATGTCTGTAACAATGCCAGATATTCCCACGAGAACGAAAAGTACGTAGGTAACCCAAGTGATATCGCTTTGGTAGAATGTTTGCCTCATTTTGGCTTGGAAGACATCAGAGGCACCAGAGAAAGAGTATACGAGTTGCCATTCTCTTCCAACAGAAAGTACATGGCTATCTGTGTTCACTCTGGTGACATGGACAAGAACGAGACGTTTGCTAAGGGGGCCGCGGAAAAGATTGTTCAACTTAGTAACAGATACTATGACGAAAATGGTGATATTAAACCGCTTACGGACGAGTTgagaaacaagattttGGACAGATCCCATGACTTGGCCAACGACGGATTGAGAGTTTTGGCATTTGCGAGaagcaacaagaaattcttcaacgagAAACACGAACACAGCGAGCCCAAGGAGTTGGTATTCTGTGGTTTAGTTGGAATGAAGGATCCTCCTAGACCCAACGTAGCGAAGTCCATTTCGCTCTTGATGAAGGGTGGGGTTCATGTGATAATGATTACTGGAGATTCACCTACGACTGCTATTAACATTGCCAAACAGATTGGTATGCCGATTGTGGGCGACTCTTCTGTGATGACAGGAGACCAGTTGGAGTCGTTGAGTGAACAGGCATTGGCAGAAGCTATCCACAATGTTTCTGTCTTCGCCAGAACCACTCCAGAACACAAGGTCACAATTGTAAAAGCCTTACAAAGAAGAGGAGATGTAGTAGCTATGACTGGTGATGGTGTCAACGATGCCCCAGCATTGAAATTGGCCGACATTGGTATCGCAATGGGTAAACACGGTACCGATGTAGCcaaagaagctgctgaTATGGTGTTGACAGACGACGATTTCTCGATTATCTTGAATGCTATCGAGGAAGGTAAAGGGATCTTCTACAACATTCAGAACTTCATCACCTTCCAGTTGTCCACATCTATTGCTGCCTTGACATTAATTGCATTGGCTACATTTTTTGGCTTGCCCAACCCTTTGAATGCTATGCAAATTCTTTGGATTAATATTTTGATGGATGGACCTCCTGCGCAATCTTTGGGTGTAGAGCCAGTCGATCACGAAGTCATGAATAAACCACCAAGAAAGCGTAACGACAAGATTTTGACCCAGATGGTGATCAGGAGAGTTTTACAATCTGCTGCGATGATCATCTTGGGTACGTTgtacatcttcatcaaggAAATGACCGATAACGAAGTCACTGCTAGAGATACGACTATGACGTTCACGTGTTTTGTTATGTTTGATATGTTCAATGCATTGGCATGTCGTCACTATTCCAAGTCGATCTTTGAGCTTGGCCTCAACAACCCCATGTTCAATTTTGCTGTTGCCGGTTCGTTGATTGGCCAGTTCTGTGCTGTATATGTGCCATTTTTCCAGGCCATTTTCCAGACTGAGGCATTATATTTGAGCGACTTGGTCcacttgttgttcttgaccAGTACTGTTTTCATTGCTGACGAAATCAGAAAGTACTTGctcagaaagaagaacaactaTATGAATGGAGGAGGCTTTGGAGTCTAA
- the PET8 gene encoding Mitochondrial carrier protein PET8 (go_component membrane~go_function binding~go_process transport), translated as MDNQTFVISLISGGCAGTSTDLAFFPLDTLKTRLQAKGGFFHNGGWHGIYKGLGSCVVASAPSASLFFITYDSMKIYTKEYVSPAQSHMISASCGEMAACMVRVPAEVIKQRTQTGIAGVNGTSSSWANFLYLVQNKSGEGVLKGLYRGWNTTIMREIPFTVIQFPLYEWLKMKWASATGGRDLSVVKGAICGSIAGAVAAAATTPLDVIKTRIMLNKERVSIGQLVRTMVAEEGYSTFLKGIGPRTAWISAGGAIFLGCYELVHTNLTSYQRRKLA; from the exons ATGGACAACCAGACGTTCGTGATCTCGTTGATC AGTGGAGGATGTGCTGGTACTTCGACCGATCTCGCGTTCTTCCCATTAGATACGCTCAAGACCAGATTACAGGCAAAGGGAGGATTTTTCCATAACGGAGGATGGCACGGTATATATAAGGGCCTAGGCTCGTGTGTTGTAGCATCAGCACCTTCAGCTTCGTTGTTTTTCATCACCTATGACTCCATGAAGATATACACCAAGGAATATGTTCTGCCAGCCCAGAGCCATATGATTTCAGCCTCTTGCGGAGAAATGGCTGCTTGTATGGTACGAGTTCCGGCCGAGGTTATTAAGCAGAGAACACAAACTGGAATTGCCGGTGTCAACGGAACCTCGAGTTCGTGGGCTaacttcttgtacttgGTCCAGAACAAGTCTGGAGAAGGTGTACTTAAAGGGCTCTACAGAGGATGGAATACTACTATAATGAGGGAGATTCCGTTCACAGTGATTCAGTTCCCCCTTTACGAGTGGTTAAAGATGAAGTGGGCTCTGGCCACAGGAGGCAGAGATCTCAGTGTAGTGAAAGGAGCTATTTGTGGTTCCATAGCAGGTGCTGTAGctgcagcagcaacaactccGCTAGATGTAATAAAGACGAGGATCATGTTGAACAAGGAGAGAGTAAGCATTGGACAATTGGTGCGAACCATGGTGGCAGAGGAGGGGTATCTGACATTTTTGAAGGGTATAGGCCCTAGAACAGCCTGGATCAGCGCTGGTGGAGCCATCTTCTTGGGCTGCTACGAGCTTGTTCATACAAACTTGACGTCATACCAAAGGAGAAAGTTGGCGTAG
- a CDS encoding predicted protein (go_function transaminase activity~go_process metabolism), which translates to MLTNQIRALARQATRTDSRSINVRSFTVTAGSRTRSVSSKTRSIRHLATKSSTASAKSASSASADSIVTTPPTGSAITLKSATRDESQFGTRPIYLDVQATTPTDPRVLDKMLTFLTGMYGNPHSSTHAYGWETDKEVEKAREYVAAVIKADPKEIIFTSGATETNNMAIKGVPRFYKKTKKHIITTQTEHKCVLDSARHMQDEGFDVTYLPVDEHGLISLDDLKAAIRKDTILVSVMAVNNEIGVVQPLKEIGKICRENKIFFHTDAAQAYGKIDIDVNDMNIDLLSISSHKIYGPMGIGACYVRRRPRVRLDPIITGGGQERGLRSGTLSPPLVAGFGEAARLMKEEMDYDKAHITRLSNKLKEGLLSIPATQLNGSNNPESQYPGCVNISFAYIEGESLLMALKDIALSSGSACTSASLEPSYVLHALGADDALAHSSIRFGIGRFTTEEEVDYVIKAINERVEFLRKMSPLWEMVQEGIDLDSIEWSGH; encoded by the exons ATGTTGACCAATCAGATACGCGCTCTTGCTCGTCAGGCCACGCGTACGGACTCCCGCAGCATCAACGTGAGAAGCTTCACGGTGACTGCTGGGTCTAGAACCAGATCTGTTAGTTCCAAGACTAGATCTATTCGCCATTTGGCCACCAAATCCTCCACAGCTTCAGCTAAAAGTGCCAGCTCCGCATCTGCAGACTCTATCGTTACCACTCCTCCTACGGGATCGGCCATCACGTTGAAATCGGCTACAAGAGATGAATCGCAGTTTGGGACTAGACCAATCTATTTGGATGTTCAGGCTACCACCCCTACAGACCCTAGAGTTCTCGACAAGATGTTGACCTTTTTGACAGGAATGTACGGAAATCCACACTCGTCAACTCACGCTTACGGGTGGGAAACTGACAAGGAAGTGGAGAAGGCCCGTGAGTACGTTGCTGCAGTCATCAAGGCTGACCCCAAGGAAATCATCTTTACCTCTGGTGCCACAGAAACAAACAACATGGCGATCAAGGGGGTTCCTCGTTTCTACAAAAAGACCAAGAAACATATCATCACAACTCAGACAGAGCACAAGTGTGTTTTGGACTCAGCCAGACATATGCAAGACGAAGGCTTTGACGTCACCTATTTGCCTGTAGACGAGCATGGCTTGATCTCATTGGACGATTTAAAGGCTGCTATTCGTAAGGACACCATCTTGGTGTCGGTGATGGCTGTTAACAACGAAATTGGAGTTGTCCAACCTCTTAAAGAAATCGGTAAAATCTGTagagaaaacaaaattTTCTTCCATACTGATGCCGCCCAGGCATATGGTAAGATCGACATCGATGTCAACGACATGAACATCGACTTGTTATCGATTTCATCGCACAAAATCTATGGCCCAATGGGAATTGGTGCTTGCTACGTTAGAAGAAGACCCAGAGTTAGATTGGACCCTATCATCACTGGTGGAGGTCAGGAAAGAGGCTTAAGATCTGGAACCTTATCTCCGCCATTGGTGGCTGGTTTCGGTGAAGCTGCAAGACTcatgaaagaagaaatggat TACGATAAGGCTCACATCACCAGACtctccaacaagttgaaggaaggCTTGTTGTCGATTCCAGCCACACAATTGAACGGTTCTAATAACCCAGAATCACAATACCCAGGGTGTGTAAATATTTCCTTTGCCTACATTGAAGGTGAGTCTTTATTGATGGCTTTGAAGGATATCGCCTTGTCTTCAGGATCCGCCTGTACTTCAGCCTCGTTAGAACCATCGTATGTGTTGCATGCCTTGGGTGCTGACGATGCTTTGGCCCACTCTTCTATCAGATTTGGTATCGGAAGATTCactactgaagaagaggttgATTACGTCATCAAGGCTATCAACGAAAGAGTCGAATTCTTGAGAAAGATGTCGCCTTTGTGGGAAATGGTCCAGGAGGGTATCGACTTGGACTCCATTGAATGGAGTGGACACTGA